Proteins encoded by one window of Shewanella avicenniae:
- the proQ gene encoding RNA chaperone ProQ: MESTEKLTDTNAILAYLYETFPLCFIAEGETKPLKIGLFQDLAERLADDSKVSKTQLRIAIRRYTNSWRYLKSLKEGVQRVDLDGNPCGALEAEHIEHAQQALKDSQDKAKARRQETAKAAGKTAEGEQKPRDNAKRKPRAKADFAKKASFKKPAPKKVEAPVVNLVQAELSQLTSGQKVNVKLGATPVPGVISDINKEDIQVQLNSGLTVKVKAEHILL, encoded by the coding sequence ATGGAATCAACAGAAAAGTTGACCGATACCAACGCCATCCTGGCTTATCTTTACGAGACGTTCCCGTTATGTTTTATTGCTGAAGGCGAAACTAAGCCTCTGAAAATTGGCCTGTTTCAAGACTTGGCTGAACGGTTAGCCGATGATTCCAAAGTCAGCAAAACTCAGTTACGTATTGCCATCCGCCGCTACACTAATAGCTGGCGCTATCTGAAATCGTTGAAAGAAGGCGTACAACGCGTTGATCTCGACGGTAACCCATGTGGTGCGCTTGAAGCTGAACATATTGAACATGCCCAACAGGCGTTGAAAGATAGCCAAGATAAAGCGAAAGCGCGTCGCCAAGAAACAGCTAAAGCTGCTGGCAAAACCGCTGAAGGCGAACAAAAGCCGCGTGATAACGCTAAGCGTAAGCCTCGTGCCAAAGCCGATTTCGCTAAAAAAGCCAGCTTTAAAAAGCCTGCGCCGAAGAAAGTTGAAGCACCAGTAGTGAATCTTGTGCAAGCTGAGTTGTCTCAACTGACATCAGGCCAAAAGGTCAATGTTAAGTTGGGTGCTACCCCGGTGCCGGGCGTAATCAGCGACATCAACAAAGAAGACATTCAAGTTCAACTTAACAGTGGGTTGACTGTGAAGGTAAAAGCAGAGCATATTCTGCTGTAA
- a CDS encoding GAF domain-containing protein — MISEFYQSLDRQVQALFEGEHDLICAMSNFSALLNDQLTDLNWVGFYLMKEGQLVLGPFQGKVACSRIAVGKGVCGTAVAEDKTQRVENVHEFDGHIACDAASNSEIVVPVRQDGKVIAVLDIDSPKFARFDETDQIGLETLVASFEKCVFA, encoded by the coding sequence ATGATCTCCGAGTTTTACCAATCACTCGACCGTCAGGTACAAGCACTCTTCGAAGGCGAGCACGATCTCATTTGTGCCATGTCTAACTTCTCCGCACTACTAAATGATCAGTTGACCGATCTTAATTGGGTGGGTTTCTACCTGATGAAAGAGGGCCAATTGGTGCTCGGCCCCTTTCAAGGCAAAGTCGCCTGTAGCCGTATTGCCGTGGGTAAAGGCGTGTGTGGTACCGCTGTGGCAGAAGACAAAACCCAGCGCGTAGAAAATGTGCATGAATTTGACGGGCATATCGCCTGTGATGCGGCAAGTAACTCCGAAATCGTGGTGCCAGTACGCCAAGATGGCAAGGTAATTGCGGTACTCGATATTGATAGTCCAAAGTTCGCCCGTTTCGATGAAACGGATCAAATTGGGCTTGAAACCCTCGTTGCTAGTTTTGAAAAGTGTGTGTTTGCTTAA
- a CDS encoding YebG family protein, translated as MAVITQFVVVRDGVEKMTFASKKEADAYDRMLDVADNLIPFLQQSELELEDNVIEKLAFYLASNKDTLSNLLKGGVPEKAPAKRSKKSESETQ; from the coding sequence ATGGCCGTTATTACACAATTTGTGGTTGTCAGAGATGGGGTAGAGAAAATGACGTTTGCTTCGAAGAAAGAGGCCGATGCGTATGACCGCATGCTAGATGTCGCTGATAACCTAATTCCGTTCCTGCAACAAAGTGAACTTGAGCTCGAAGATAACGTAATTGAAAAGCTTGCTTTTTATTTAGCATCCAATAAAGATACGCTGTCCAATTTGCTCAAGGGTGGAGTGCCTGAAAAAGCTCCCGCCAAACGAAGCAAAAAATCAGAATCCGAAACTCAATAA
- a CDS encoding paraquat-inducible protein A translates to MTGSSTTPRKHCNLIVCRGCDLVVSKRALPSGVRAVCPQCNTALYDQPYCALNGVLALCITAILLYIPSMLFPVLEIHFLGSIRSSTVFQGAMAVWHQGYWVVGLGVLLGAVIAPAVLLGSIMAQLLIIQTGWYRSKFGRDTLNGLLRYHSFINQLSMLEIYVISFLVTSFQLSDFADVYFGLGTLCFTLLFVITLFLQREYNLEHMWGYVSESHD, encoded by the coding sequence ATGACCGGTTCTTCAACGACACCGCGCAAACATTGCAATTTAATTGTGTGTCGCGGCTGCGATTTAGTCGTCAGTAAACGTGCGTTGCCCTCAGGGGTTCGCGCGGTCTGCCCGCAATGCAATACTGCCCTTTATGATCAACCATACTGCGCGCTTAATGGCGTGTTGGCGTTATGTATTACCGCCATTTTACTGTACATCCCATCAATGCTATTTCCGGTGTTAGAGATCCATTTTCTCGGCAGTATTCGTAGCAGTACCGTGTTTCAAGGCGCAATGGCGGTGTGGCATCAAGGATATTGGGTGGTCGGCCTTGGGGTGTTACTTGGCGCGGTAATCGCACCGGCGGTATTACTGGGTTCGATCATGGCGCAGTTACTGATTATTCAAACCGGTTGGTATCGCTCCAAGTTTGGTCGGGACACTTTAAATGGATTGTTGCGTTATCATAGTTTTATTAACCAATTGTCGATGCTTGAGATTTACGTGATCAGCTTTTTGGTAACCTCATTTCAGTTATCAGATTTTGCCGATGTTTACTTCGGCCTTGGTACGCTGTGCTTTACCCTGTTATTTGTGATTACACTGTTTTTGCAGCGCGAATATAACCTAGAACATATGTGGGGTTACGTCAGTGAATCACACGACTAA
- a CDS encoding paraquat-inducible protein A — protein MNHTTKSRGIELGLFRCQVCGELNDQQLSHCSRCHSAIHPRNYRSLQNSWALLITAAILLFPANIYPITTLTKSGVVTHETIFSGILRLVHADLMPIAVIVFTASILVPWLKVIGLAFYLSAISFNMPISRKKLTIGFHIIEWIGRWSMLDLFVISLSVALVSMGQLLDAQPAPAATAFALVIFFTQLAAKTLDTRLLWDQLDKHDDTP, from the coding sequence GTGAATCACACGACTAAGTCCCGCGGCATTGAGCTGGGGCTCTTCCGCTGCCAAGTGTGTGGTGAATTAAATGACCAACAGCTGAGTCATTGCAGTCGCTGTCATTCAGCGATCCATCCGCGCAATTATCGCAGTTTGCAAAACAGCTGGGCCTTGTTAATCACTGCCGCCATTTTGTTGTTTCCAGCCAATATCTACCCGATCACCACCCTCACCAAAAGTGGTGTAGTCACCCACGAAACGATTTTTTCTGGGATATTGCGCTTAGTTCACGCCGATTTGATGCCGATTGCGGTAATTGTATTCACCGCCAGTATTTTAGTGCCTTGGCTAAAAGTGATCGGCTTGGCGTTTTATCTCTCTGCGATCAGTTTCAACATGCCAATTTCGCGCAAAAAGCTCACCATTGGCTTTCATATTATTGAATGGATTGGGCGCTGGTCGATGCTTGATCTGTTTGTGATTTCGTTATCGGTAGCGTTAGTTAGCATGGGGCAGTTGCTTGACGCACAGCCCGCGCCCGCCGCTACCGCGTTTGCATTAGTGATATTTTTTACTCAGTTAGCCGCTAAGACTCTGGATACAAGGCTACTTTGGGATCAACTGGATAAACATGATGACACACCCTGA